A genomic window from Sorex araneus isolate mSorAra2 chromosome 2, mSorAra2.pri, whole genome shotgun sequence includes:
- the LOC129402109 gene encoding uncharacterized protein LOC129402109 isoform X1, which translates to MRGDPTLDSAKGKTLSPGTRTSLAKQPDCPLPGREGVSGCRPGGRGGGLHRRDQVSRAPKTAMCPGAAAAARKAGLRNPRGALGPRPRTPRTDPRVGPRCPRWTQEAAVGGRDLRGKAPRCRLKAPECIDSKVTAAQKLKLQGHWKREGPGVGARLQITRLASLRALSSMPSTTNTNRTLGDGDGTPTARHWLCGCSASALPPHHR; encoded by the exons ATGCGCGGGGACCCCACTCTGGACTCTGCCAAGGGAAAAACCCTTTCACCCGGGACAAGAACGAGCTTGGCCAAGCAACCGGATTGTCCGCTGCCCGGCAGGGAAGGAGTGAGCGGGTGTAgacccggggggcggggaggaggttTACACCGCAGGGACCAGGTGAGTCGGGCTCCGAAGACCGCGATGTGCCCGggagctgccgccgccgccaGAAAGGCGGGACTGAGAAACCCCCGCGGCGCGCTTGGCCCGCGCCCCCGGACTCCTAGGACGGACCCGCGGGTTGGTCCTCGCTGTCCCCGCTGGACCCAGGAGGCTGCAGTCGGTGGCCGGGATCTCAGAGGTAAAGCCCCGCGCTGCCGTTTGAAGGCGCCTGAATGCATCGACTCCAAAGTAACGGCAG CACAGAAACTAAAGCTCCAAGGACACTGGAAGCGAGAAGGGCCTGGAGTTGGAGCTCGGCTGCAGATCACTCGCCTTGCATCACTCAGGGCTCtcagttcaatgcccagcaccacaaacacaaacagaactttgggggatggggatggaACTCCCACAGCACGGCACTGGCTTTGCGGGTGCAGTGCCTCTGcgctccctccccaccaccgctaa